In Miscanthus floridulus cultivar M001 chromosome 8, ASM1932011v1, whole genome shotgun sequence, the sequence ACTCCACTCTTCTGCATTGCCTCGCTAGGTGAAGTCTTGCCCGCATAGGTCCGCTTGTTGAACAGGGAGCTGACCCTGGAATACCTTTGCCTCAGTGGTGTCGGAGTCTCTTCATGGCTCCAGGTCTTGGCAGAGTCCACGGACGAGGCATCATCATCCAGATCCTTTTGGCCGCTGCCTGATTTCTTCCATTTGCGGTGAGGCCATCTGAGTAGGACTTTGATATGCTTTGCTGCATCTTGGAAAGAATTCAGCTTCTTCAGTTTGGGTCTCAGGATGTCAGCAGATACCCTGCCAATtgttcttcttaatataatgggAAAAAACAAAGCACGCGGAAAAATCATGTCTCAAAACTAATGAAAAGATGCACTGGTCCATATAAGGCTACCCGGCACTACACAACACAAATAATTGAAACATCACTGATTCAAGCACCGAGACAATGGCAAacaataatacaaaagaaatggtAAAAGGATAAAACAACGCCTCACCATTGTAGTTGGCAAAGAAGCAGCACAAACACCTTCTCTCTTAAGTGTACGCTCATCCACTCCAGATGCTACAACCTATAATTAAAGGCATTAAAGACAAGTAAGCAAGAAGTGATACATAAATGAAAATTATATGTTATGGAAGTTCATAGGGGACATCTCTGTCAAGCCAGAATAACCATTGAAATTTCAGCACTGAAAATGCTAGAGATCACAATATAAAACACACATTCAAAATCTAAAAGTATCAAATTCACAAGAGCACACTGCACACCATTAAATAGTAAATATAAGATCAAAAGAATATACCAATGGAGGAGCACATGCAAAACATGCAGTTTCACCAGGAACCAGAAGTTGTATATGACCAGAAACAGCGTCTTCTGAGACACCTGTACATAGCCAGAAGCTATCTCAGCATTGTACCATCACACTGAGTTCAATAAAGAATGGGCTGTAATCCAGTAAGCTTCAAAACTTAAACTTGTGTGTATATTTCTGTGGATTGCAATTACACACTGTTTTCCAAAAGAATTATGTGAAGAAAAGCTCTGCTTTGAATCCATAATCCTGTATAACTATATTGAACATCCTTATAAAAAAAATAAGCATAACACGGTAAAATAGAATCCTGACAAAATCAGTTTCCCTTGTGTGCCTTGAAAAATTAGCAATGCACAAGGTTCAACTGATTACCAAGTATCATGGCTGAAGGATACTGACTAGTGATATAAAACAAGGAGAAAACATTATACAAGTGAAGCTGGCTTGACACATTTGAGGTGTGATTAGGGTATACAACGAGATACAATGGCAGCATTACACAAGAATAGTAGGCAATAAGCATATTGTTAAGGAATGCAGTTTCTGAAAAGTTTTGCTGTCAATAAATGTGATTTCCAACTTACCAGACTCCATCCACGTCTGACCGAGCTCATTGCATGCCTGAAAAGCAGGTACAAAGAACAAATAAGCAAATTCCCACCAATGAACTGCACCACAATACATAACTATGCACATAATGTTATTATAAGGCACGTAACGGAGGGACAAAATAATTTAGTTGTGCGTGGACAAATCACCTGGTTTACAACCATACGAGCTTCATAGTTATCGACACAACTCAAGACAAGATCAACTCCAGTGCTACGTTCATCAGAGCTCCGTGCTTTTAAACTTGCCAAAAATGTTTCGAAACCTTTGACTGTAGTAATATTCAATGAGTAGCTCTACAGTAGAGAAGAGATGTTAGAATCTCTTATAAGATAAGGAATACAATGGTATTGCTAC encodes:
- the LOC136477443 gene encoding ubiquitin-like modifier-activating enzyme 5 isoform X2, giving the protein MEKEQLGTLLRDLDALKQHPDDLASTIDRMRERLVAMMNPAAGAASRSKIKDMSAEVVDNNPYSRLMALQRMGVVENYERIRDYSVAIVGIGGVGSVAAEMLTRCGIGRLLLYDYDTVELANMNRLFFRPEQVGMTKTDAAVQTLSGINPDVVLESYSLNITTVKGFETFLASLKARSSDERSTGVDLVLSCVDNYEARMVVNQACNELGQTWMESGVSEDAVSGHIQLLVPGETACFACAPPLVVASGVDERTLKREGVCAASLPTTMQSISKSYSDGLTANGRNQAAAKRIWMMMPRPWTLPRPGAMKRLRHH
- the LOC136477443 gene encoding ubiquitin-like modifier-activating enzyme 5 isoform X1, with the protein product MEKEQLGTLLRDLDALKQHPDDLASTIDRMRERLVAMMNPAAGAASRSKIKDMSAEVVDNNPYSRLMALQRMGVVENYERIRDYSVAIVGIGGVGSVAAEMLTRCGIGRLLLYDYDTVELANMNRLFFRPEQVGMTKTDAAVQTLSGINPDVVLESYSLNITTVKGFETFLASLKARSSDERSTGVDLVLSCVDNYEARMVVNQACNELGQTWMESGVSEDAVSGHIQLLVPGETACFACAPPLVVASGVDERTLKREGVCAASLPTTMMQQSISKSYSDGLTANGRNQAAAKRIWMMMPRPWTLPRPGAMKRLRHH